A genomic segment from Actinomadura hallensis encodes:
- a CDS encoding alpha/beta hydrolase gives MLHRIVPAAWAAVLALLIPLVPGPALERSTARARTGAEVVAETSVAPRTVDLTIDSPAMGRREKVRLLLPRGWSKDAARTWPALWLLHGGVDDYTAWTRDTDVAELTARSGVIVVMPNGGRCGNYSDWWNYGNGGSPRWETFHMSELRRILENEYNAGNARVIAGNSMGGLGAMLYAARFPGTFRAAAAFSGYLHTLHGHRRGDSSTGWGPALACPGTDWRRVWGHPDDQAAIWRAHNPTDLAERLRGVRLWVASGNGRRGPLGGLPFTDPVEAAAREHARAFTGRLREIGVPVTTRFYDGQHDWPYWRRELHEAYPMLMDALGAR, from the coding sequence TTGCTCCACCGCATCGTCCCCGCGGCATGGGCGGCGGTCCTCGCGCTGCTCATCCCGCTCGTCCCCGGCCCGGCCCTGGAACGTTCCACCGCCCGGGCCCGAACCGGCGCGGAGGTCGTCGCCGAGACGTCCGTCGCGCCCCGCACCGTGGACCTGACCATCGACTCCCCGGCCATGGGCCGCCGCGAGAAGGTCCGGCTCCTCCTCCCGCGCGGCTGGTCGAAGGACGCCGCCCGGACCTGGCCCGCCCTCTGGCTCCTGCACGGCGGAGTCGACGACTACACCGCCTGGACGCGCGACACCGACGTCGCCGAACTCACCGCCCGCTCCGGCGTCATCGTCGTCATGCCGAACGGCGGGCGGTGCGGCAATTACTCCGACTGGTGGAACTACGGAAACGGCGGATCACCCCGGTGGGAGACGTTCCATATGAGCGAACTACGGCGGATTCTCGAAAACGAGTACAACGCCGGGAATGCACGGGTGATCGCCGGGAATTCCATGGGCGGGCTCGGCGCGATGCTGTACGCCGCCCGATTCCCCGGGACGTTCAGGGCCGCCGCCGCGTTCAGCGGATATCTGCACACCCTCCACGGCCACAGGCGGGGCGACTCCTCGACCGGCTGGGGCCCGGCGCTGGCGTGCCCCGGCACCGACTGGCGCCGCGTCTGGGGCCACCCCGACGACCAGGCCGCGATCTGGCGCGCGCACAACCCGACCGACCTCGCGGAGCGGCTGCGCGGCGTCCGGCTGTGGGTGGCCAGCGGAAACGGCAGGCGCGGCCCGCTCGGCGGGCTGCCGTTCACCGACCCCGTCGAGGCGGCGGCCCGCGAGCACGCGCGCGCGTTCACCGGCCGGCTGCGCGAGATCGGCGTCCCCGTCACGACCCGGTTCTACGACGGGCAGCACGACTGGCCGTACTGGCGGCGCGAGCTGCACGAGGCGTACCCGATGCTGATGGACGCCCTCGGGGCCCGGTAG
- a CDS encoding serine/threonine-protein kinase, with amino-acid sequence MDWRLGEFTEDRELGRGAQGRVVLARHTASGTPVAIKYLGRGDPAAVAALRSEAQMLGRLNSPYVARLYRFAESEHGAAIVMEAVDGVSLKEVLREHGSLAPEAALLVLKGSLLGLAAAHAVGVVHRDYKPANVVVRADGLSKLVDFGVAVLAGQGSASGTPLYMAPEQWRGEPVTPAADVYAATCVFVECVTGRRPFAGDRVALMNQHLTAPVDVADVPEPLRPLVESGTAKDPAERPPGAAAFVTWLESAAAAAYGSDWESRGVRALAGAAVALAALFPLGALAAPASAGAGAAGAAGAAGTAAAGASGAAGTAGAAGTAAAGASGAAGAAGTGGAAVGAAVTQGFLATAAGKGAAAAAGAAVVAASAGGAIHVARDDAEPPPPVPVVRMATDNRTLTGGPAPIRIEGARYPKVTGLADEELERRVNAELRGPLDRLIEMARAGARRMPCQGRPVRIGTETTLGLRGPRLVSVHYFQWSDWCRQGDGSPGGEVVTVDLRTGRRLTARDVFRPGTLTPQGLRRLQSNVEERRDPDWNVWDNCSRTGRFEVADFFPRKSEAAPGRDAAPPYLSAFFTPREFRLAYLVAGSGGCENLSFGGSYAAVRDLLKPEIARLLPGGPSPART; translated from the coding sequence ATGGATTGGCGGCTGGGGGAGTTCACCGAGGATCGGGAGCTCGGCCGGGGCGCGCAGGGGAGGGTCGTCCTCGCCCGCCACACGGCGTCCGGGACGCCGGTCGCGATCAAGTACCTCGGGCGCGGGGACCCCGCGGCGGTCGCGGCGCTGCGCTCGGAGGCGCAGATGCTCGGCCGCCTGAACAGCCCCTACGTGGCCCGCCTGTACCGGTTCGCGGAGAGCGAGCACGGCGCGGCGATCGTGATGGAGGCGGTCGACGGCGTGTCGCTGAAGGAGGTGCTGCGCGAGCACGGGTCCCTCGCTCCGGAGGCGGCGCTGCTCGTGCTGAAGGGGTCGCTGCTGGGCCTCGCCGCCGCCCACGCCGTCGGGGTCGTCCACCGCGACTACAAGCCGGCGAACGTCGTCGTGCGGGCCGACGGGCTCAGCAAGCTCGTGGACTTCGGCGTCGCCGTCCTCGCCGGGCAGGGGTCGGCGTCGGGGACGCCCCTGTACATGGCGCCGGAGCAGTGGCGCGGGGAGCCCGTGACGCCCGCCGCCGACGTGTACGCCGCGACGTGCGTGTTCGTGGAGTGCGTGACCGGGCGCCGGCCGTTCGCCGGGGACCGGGTCGCGCTGATGAACCAGCACCTCACCGCCCCCGTCGACGTCGCGGACGTGCCCGAGCCGCTGCGGCCGCTCGTGGAGAGCGGGACGGCGAAGGACCCGGCGGAGCGGCCGCCCGGCGCGGCGGCGTTCGTGACGTGGCTGGAGTCCGCCGCGGCCGCCGCGTACGGGAGCGACTGGGAGTCGCGCGGCGTCCGCGCGCTGGCCGGGGCCGCGGTCGCCTTGGCCGCGCTGTTCCCGCTCGGCGCGCTGGCCGCACCCGCGTCGGCCGGGGCCGGTGCGGCGGGTGCGGCCGGCGCCGCCGGGACGGCCGCCGCGGGCGCGTCGGGCGCCGCGGGGACGGCGGGCGCCGCCGGGACGGCCGCTGCGGGCGCGTCGGGCGCTGCGGGCGCCGCGGGGACGGGCGGCGCCGCCGTCGGCGCGGCCGTCACCCAGGGGTTCCTCGCCACGGCCGCCGGGAAGGGCGCGGCGGCCGCCGCGGGCGCCGCCGTCGTCGCCGCGTCGGCGGGCGGCGCGATCCACGTCGCGCGGGACGACGCGGAGCCGCCGCCTCCCGTGCCGGTCGTGAGGATGGCCACCGACAACCGCACGCTCACCGGCGGCCCGGCGCCCATCCGGATCGAGGGCGCGCGGTACCCGAAGGTCACCGGCCTGGCGGACGAGGAGCTGGAGCGGCGGGTCAACGCCGAGCTGCGCGGTCCGCTGGACCGGCTGATCGAGATGGCGCGGGCCGGCGCCCGCCGGATGCCCTGCCAGGGCCGGCCCGTGCGGATCGGGACCGAGACGACGCTCGGCCTGCGCGGCCCGCGGCTCGTGTCGGTGCACTACTTCCAGTGGTCCGACTGGTGCCGCCAGGGCGACGGGTCGCCCGGCGGGGAGGTCGTCACCGTCGACCTGCGCACGGGGCGCAGGCTCACCGCGAGGGACGTGTTCCGCCCCGGCACGCTGACGCCCCAGGGCTTGCGCAGGCTCCAGTCGAACGTCGAGGAGCGCCGGGACCCCGACTGGAACGTCTGGGACAACTGCAGCCGCACCGGGCGGTTCGAGGTCGCCGACTTCTTCCCCAGGAAGTCCGAGGCCGCGCCCGGGAGGGACGCCGCCCCGCCGTACCTGAGCGCGTTCTTCACCCCGCGGGAGTTCCGGCTCGCGTACCTCGTCGCGGGCAGCGGCGGCTGCGAGAACCTCAGCTTCGGCGGCTCCTACGCCGCCGTCCGCGACCTGCTGAAGCCGGAGATCGCACGATTGCTGCCCGGCGGTCCGTCTCCGGCGCGCACCTGA
- a CDS encoding MSMEG_6728 family protein gives MQTFLPYADFAATARALDPRRLGKQRVEAIQVLRALTVPGYGWRRHPAALMWTGYEEALVRYGLEICRRWCDLGHDDTCAGTLLADLDAATGVRSPRDQESLAAAGDLPPWLGDHAFHLSHRSALVRKDPAHYRELFPDVPGDLPYVWPASDRAADTRRGAG, from the coding sequence GTGCAGACCTTCCTGCCGTACGCGGACTTCGCCGCCACGGCCCGCGCCCTCGACCCGCGCAGGCTCGGCAAGCAGCGGGTCGAGGCGATCCAGGTGCTGCGCGCCCTCACCGTGCCCGGGTACGGCTGGCGGCGCCACCCGGCGGCGCTGATGTGGACGGGCTACGAGGAGGCGCTCGTCCGGTACGGCCTGGAGATCTGCCGCCGCTGGTGCGACCTCGGGCACGACGACACCTGCGCGGGGACGCTCCTGGCCGACCTGGACGCCGCGACCGGCGTGCGGTCCCCGCGCGACCAGGAGAGCCTGGCCGCCGCCGGGGACCTGCCGCCCTGGCTCGGCGATCACGCCTTCCACCTGAGCCACCGGTCGGCGCTCGTCCGCAAGGACCCCGCCCACTACCGCGAACTCTTCCCGGACGTGCCCGGCGACCTCCCCTACGTGTGGCCCGCGTCCGACCGGGCGGCCGATACGCGACGAGGGGCCGGGTAG
- a CDS encoding PP2C family protein-serine/threonine phosphatase — MLRELLTASHLMSMEQLPGAVCEYAKDVGVHDVLIYVADLQQTVLRLLTGKGHDAGRDPGDEVAEYPIQGTLPGRAYQTVEAVTGRVFDDGRCERWLPVLDGAERIGVIRVTIRTDDAQAMADAEYLAGIVALIIVSKGPYSDSLSRLMRTGPMTVSAEIQWRLMPPLTFANDQVVIGAALEPAYRLGGDTFDYALAGDTVHLAVFDAMGHDTAAGLTSALAVAACRNARLQGAGLVETGQRIEDELVEQAGGRFVTAALAELNIRTGFLSWVLYGHPEPVVLRGGRKVRELKCSPGTPLGTDLEIVPEVCTVQLEPGDRLLLYSDGIIEARDPDRHEFGFQRFVDFIVRSNADGMAVPETLRRLIHSILGHHDGRLDDDATVLLLEWHGPHGVPRGDMAPIKSP; from the coding sequence ATGCTGAGGGAACTGCTCACCGCGAGCCACCTGATGTCGATGGAGCAGCTGCCGGGCGCGGTGTGCGAGTACGCGAAGGACGTCGGCGTCCACGACGTCCTGATCTATGTGGCCGACCTGCAGCAGACGGTCCTGCGGCTGCTGACCGGCAAGGGCCACGACGCCGGCCGGGACCCCGGGGACGAGGTGGCCGAGTACCCGATCCAGGGGACGCTGCCGGGCCGGGCGTACCAGACCGTCGAGGCCGTGACCGGCCGGGTCTTCGACGACGGGAGATGCGAGCGCTGGCTGCCCGTCCTCGACGGCGCCGAGCGGATCGGGGTGATCCGCGTGACGATCCGCACGGACGACGCGCAGGCCATGGCCGACGCCGAGTACCTGGCCGGGATCGTCGCGCTCATCATCGTCAGCAAGGGGCCGTACAGCGACTCCCTGTCCCGGCTGATGCGGACCGGGCCGATGACGGTGTCGGCGGAGATCCAGTGGCGGCTCATGCCGCCGCTGACGTTCGCCAACGACCAGGTCGTGATCGGCGCGGCGCTGGAGCCGGCGTACCGGCTGGGCGGCGACACCTTCGACTACGCCCTCGCGGGCGACACCGTCCACCTCGCCGTCTTCGACGCCATGGGGCACGACACCGCGGCGGGGCTGACGTCCGCGCTCGCCGTGGCCGCCTGCCGCAACGCCAGGCTCCAGGGGGCCGGCCTCGTCGAGACGGGGCAGCGGATCGAGGACGAACTGGTCGAGCAGGCCGGCGGCAGGTTCGTGACGGCGGCGCTGGCGGAGCTGAACATCCGGACGGGCTTCCTGTCGTGGGTCCTGTACGGCCACCCCGAGCCGGTCGTCCTGCGCGGGGGACGCAAGGTGAGGGAGCTGAAATGCAGTCCGGGAACGCCGCTCGGCACCGACCTTGAGATCGTCCCCGAGGTGTGCACCGTGCAGCTCGAGCCGGGGGACCGGCTGCTGCTGTACTCCGACGGCATCATCGAGGCGCGGGACCCGGACAGGCACGAGTTCGGGTTCCAGCGGTTCGTGGACTTCATCGTCCGCAGCAACGCCGACGGGATGGCCGTCCCGGAGACGCTGCGGCGGCTCATCCACAGCATCCTCGGCCACCACGACGGGCGGCTGGACGACGACGCCACCGTCCTGCTCCTCGAGTGGCACGGGCCGCACGGCGTGCCCAGGGGTGACATGGCGCCGATCAAGTCGCCCTGA